Proteins co-encoded in one Pelobates fuscus isolate aPelFus1 chromosome 5, aPelFus1.pri, whole genome shotgun sequence genomic window:
- the CDC37L1 gene encoding hsp90 co-chaperone Cdc37-like 1: MDLSCPQQNECVGSSVASKWDLAEAQQKLNSLALHNSESIDQEKAKAKEQLSELKRREEEWRLKEAALPPTETWGLSASDFRSQDVFNKSFINHVKNREDDQPRSFIQKYEDKIRHFGMLSRWNDSQIFLSEYPDLVCEETAQYLRLWCYHLESEQKTALMEQVAHQAVVMQFIIEIAKNCNVDPRGCFRLFFQKARTKEEGYLEAFKSELEVFKSKVRMHAESQRYEAAVFQNAFSPDMYLQPCHQQNVFQSHPNLSPHHFNPNKQTEEEDSKLMDIL; this comes from the exons ATGGACTTGTCTTGTCCACAGCAGAATGAGTGTGTCGGTAGCTCTGTGGCAAGCAAATGGGACTTGGCAGAAGCACAGCAAAAACTGAACAGCTTAGCTCTGCATAATTCAGAGTCTATAGATCAAGAAAAAGCCAAGGCTAAAGAACAGTTGTCCGAATTAAAGCgaagggaagaagaatggaggCTGAAAGAAGCAGCTTTACCTCCTACTGAAACCTGGGGACTGTCCGCTTCAGATTTCCGTAGTCAAGATGTTTTTAATAAG AGCTTTATTAATCATGTGAAAAACAGGGAAGATGATCAGCCTAGAAGTTTTATTCAGAAATATGAAGATAAAATTCGACATTTTG GCATGCTCAGTAGATGGAATGATAGTCAGATTTTTCTGTCGGAATATCCAGATCTTGTATGTGAGGAAACAGCTCAATATCTCCGTTTGTGGTGTTACCATTTAGAAAGTGAACAG AAAACAGCACTTATGGAACAAGTGGCACATCAAGCAGTTGTAATGCAGTTTATTATTGAAATTGCAAAGAACTGTAATGTGGATCCAAGAGGATGTTTCCGTTTGTTTTTCCAAAAAGCCAGA ACAAAGGAAGAAGGATATTTAGAAGCCTTTAAAAGTGAACTTGAAGTATTTAAATCAAAAGTTCGCATGCATGCTGAATCCCAAAGATACGAAGCCGCAGTGTTCCAGAATGCATTTTCTCCTGACATGTATTTACAGCCGTGCCATCAACAG AATGTTTTCCAAAGTCATCCAAACCTCAGTCCGCATCATTTCAACCCAAACAAGCAGACAGAAGAAGAGGACTCCAAACTCATGGACATTCTGTAA